Sequence from the Paenibacillus sp. genome:
GCCATCCCGGGGCTTGCGAAAATCGACGAAACGTTCGTCCATCTCGCGAACGACATCGAGCACGTCGTGTTTAGCACGATCAAAACCGACGCCGTCGTCCGAGCGGGCGCTTCGCTCGCGGCCGCCCGCGTCGTTCCTCTCGTCGTCGAAGAAGAGATCGTCGCCCGGTTCGAAACGACCGCGCAGCAGCACCGCTACAGGACGAACGCGGCGCCGATCGTCGCGGTGAAGCCGTTCCGCGCGCTGAAGGCCGGCGTCGTCACGACCGGCGGGGAAGTGTTCTCCGGCCGCATCGAGGACAAGTTCGGTCCCGTCCTGCGGGACAAGCTCGCCGCGCTCGGCTCCGAAATCGTCGAGCAGCGCTTTTCGGCCGACAACACGGAAAGCATCGCCGAACAGATCCGCTATTTCCAAGGGAAGAACGTCGATTTGATCCTCGTGACCGGCGGCATGTCCGTCGACCCCGACGACCGAACGCCCGGCGCGATCAAGCAGGCGGGCGCCGACATCGTCTCCTACGGAACGCCGATGCTGCCCGGCTCGATGATGCTGTTCGGCTATTTGCCGGGCGGCGTGCCGATCTTCGGATTGCCCGGCGCCGTCATTTACGAAAACTTTACATCCTTCGATGTGCTCCTGCCGCGCGTTTGCGCCGGAGAACGTATCGAACGAGCCGATATCGTGAAGCTGGGATACGGCGGATTGTTGAAATAATCGCTTAAAGGAGGCAACAACGCCATGCAAAGCATCGGTGTCCCGGGATTAATCCTCATCCTGCTGGTAGCGCTCATCCTGTTCGGCCCGAAAAAGCTGCCCGAGCTCGGCCGCGCGTTCGGCCGCACGCTGCGTGAATTCAAAGAAGGCACACGGGAGCTATTGAAAGAAGAAGACGACGACGACAAGCCGAAGCCGAACGCGTCAGCCGCCGCGCCTTCCGCCGTCGTCGAAGCCGAACGCGTCGAGCCGAAGAAAGACGACAAGCGGCTGCCGGAATAACCGGCGACGAACGCATCGAACGAGATGCGTTTTTTGTTGCGTCTAGCAGGATAAACCGTTCCTGCGAAGGCAACAATGGGTGAGGTGACAAATCACGGAAAATTTTTTTACCTGTCCCCTTGAAATCGGAAATCAAAATGAGTAAAATTTGAATCGTGAGTGTTAGCACTAACCACTGTCGAGTGCTAACAGAAGGTAAATTATTGAAGACCCATTTTGAAGGAGGCCATTTAGTCATGATCAAGCCTTTGGGAGACCGCGTAGTCATCGAAGCCATCGCCAAGGAGGAAACGACGGCAAGCGGGATCGTTCTGCCGGAGACGGCGAAGGAGAAGCCGCAAGAAGGCAAAGTCGTAGCCGTCGGCGCTGGCGTTTACAAAGACGGCGCTCGCGTGCCGCTGGACGTGAAAGAAGGCGATCGCGTCATTTTCTCGAAATACGCGGGCACGGAAGTGAAATTCGAAGGCCGCGAACTGTTGATCATGCGGGAGAGCGACATCCTCGCCATCCTCGGCTGATCCGGATTACACATACGCACGAACCTTTTTCCGATCTAACAATCTAGGAGGTAGAGTTTACGATGGCTAAGGAAATCAAGTTCAGTGAAGACGCCCGCCGCGCGATGCTCCGCGGGGTCGACGCTCTTGCGAACGCAGTGAAAGTTACGCTCGGTCCGAAAGGCCGCAACGTCGTCCTTGAGAAGAAGTTCGGCAGCCCGCTCATCACGAACGACGGCGTTACGATCGCGAAAGAAATCGAACTCGAAGACGCATTCGAGAACATGGGCGCTCAGCTCGTGAAAGAAGTCGCTACGAAGACGAACGACGTCGCCGGCGACGGTACGACGACGGCGACGGTTCTCGCGCAAGCGATGATCCGCGAAGGCCTCAAGAACGTAACGGCAGGCGCTAACCCGATGGTCGTCCGCAAGGGCATCGAGAAAGCGGTCCGCGCCGCTGTCGAAGAGCTCAAGAAAATCTCCAAGCCGGTCGAAGGCAAGCAATCGATCGCGCAAGTCGCTGCGATTTCCGCCGCTGACGAAGAAGTCGGCCAGCTGATCGCGGACGCGATGGAGAAAGTCGGCAACGACGGCGTCATCACGGTCGAAGAATCCAAAGGCTTCACGACGGAGCTCGAAGTGGTTGAAGGTATGCAGTTCGACCGCGGCTACGTTTCGCCGTACATGATCACGGATACGGACAAGATGGAATCCGTTCTCGACAACCCGTACATCTTGATCACGGACAAGAAAATCTCCAACATCCAAGAAATTCTTCCGGTGCTCGAGAAAGTCGTTCAATCCGGCAAGCAATTGCTCATCATCGCGGAAGACGTCGAAGGCGAAGCGCAAGCGACGCTCATCGTGAACAAGCTCCGCGGCACGTTCACTTGCGTAGCCGTTAAAGCTCCTGGCTTCGGCGACCGCCGCAAGGCAATGCTGCAAGACATCGCGGCTCTTACGGGCGCGCAAGTCATCACGGAAGAGCTCGGCCTCGACCTCAAATCCACTCGCGTGGATCAGCTCGGTTCCGCTCGCCAAGTTCGCGTTTCGAAAGAAAACACGATCATCGTCGACGGCGCCGGCGACAAGGCCGACATCCAAGCTCGCGTCAACCAAATCCGCGCGCAGCTCGAAGAGACGACTTCCGAATTCGACAAAGAGAAGCTCCAAGAGCGTCTCGCGAAGCTCGCCGGCGGTGTAGCCGTCATCAAAGTCGGCGCAGCGACCGAAACCGAACTGAAAGAGCGTAAGCTCCGCATCGAAGACGCCCTGAACTCCACGCGCGCAGCTGTGGAAGAAGGTATCGTTTCCGGCGGCGGTACGGCGCTCGTGAACGTATACAACGCTGTTGCAGCGGTCAAAGGCGAGAACGACGACGAGCAAACGGGCATCAACATCGTCCTCCGCTCCTTGGAAGAGCCGGTTCGCACGATCGCGTTCAACGCTGGTCTCGAAGGCTCCGTCGTTGTCGACCGTCTCAAGAAGGAAGACATCGGCATCGGCTTCAACGCAGCGACGGGCGAGTGGGTGAACATGTTCAACGCAGGCATCGTCGACCCGGCGAAGGTTACGCGTTCCGCGCTGCAGCACGCTGCATCCGTTGCGGCAATGTTCCTGACGACCGAAGCGGTCATCGCCGACAAGCCGGAGCCGAAAGGCGCAGCTGGCGGCGGCATGCCTGACATGGGCGGCATGGGCGGCATGATGTAATAAGGGATTAAACCCTTATTATATGAATGTCTAACCAAATAAAAAGTTAACCATACAAGAAGGTCCCTCATCAGTTGACGCAACTGTTGGGGGCCTTTTTTTGTATATTGGCGGGGAAGCGGCGAAAATTTGTTTTTGCCAGGGGGTTTGCTAAGATGGTAAGGAAATATTTTTAATCGATAGTGAATTGGGGGTTTCCTGTTGTTGTCCGTTCAAACCAAAATGGAGCAATTGCGATCGCTTGCCGAAAGAACTTTACTGTTTCGGATTCTTTTCTTGAGCTTCTTGCCGGTGGCATTGTATATAGATTCTGTTACTCATAAACCGATGAGTGCCTTTTATATCATTCTCATGATTTTTGCAGGCTTTTCTTTCCGCCACATCGGATTTTTAATAATGCTCAGCGGAATGGTGACCTTCTTTCGGTTTTACCTTGAGTCAACGGTAGTTCTGGAATGGGATACATTCGTATACCAGTGGATTTCTTTTTTCTTCATTTCTTTTTCCATTAAGACGCTGCAGCAAAAATATATGAATCAAAAGACCAATGTCGTCCAACTCACTACTGTGTTGGCGAAGGCGTTAGACTCAAGGGATCCTTACACTGCAAATCACTCGGAGAATGTAGCGCGCTACTCGAAAATGATCGCAGAGGAAATGGGTATTCCAAGTACTCAATTAGAGGATCTGTATTATGGCGGACTTCTGCACGACATCGGAAAAATTGGAATATCGGAATCCGTTTTGACCTAACCTGCGCGTTTGACGGATGCGGAGTTCGAGCAAATCAAAAAACATCCCGCGATCGGATACAACATTATAAAAGCGGTACCCACGTTTAGGGAAAAGGGGATATTAGACATTGTCCTGTACCATCATGAGAGAGTGGACGGCAAAGGATATCCGAAAGGATTAAAAGGCGAAGAAATACCTCTTCCTGCCCGGATTGTATCCCTTGCCGATGCGTTCGATGCGATGACGACAAGACGCACCTATAGAGATAAGCAAAACTTTGAATATGCGATCAACGAAATTAAGAAAAGCAGAGGTACTCAATTTGACGAAAAAGTTGTGGATGCTTTTTTGAAGGTAGTAGCCAAACGGGGTCCAGAGAGCGCAACGAACGATCCATTGTAGTGCTCGGTGAGACCGAGCGGTACGCTGTTTGTCCGCTACATTGGGGTCCTCCGGCCGGAAGAGGACGCTTCCTAGCCTAGTCCGCCCGCGCTTATTTCGCCTTTTGCCTTCTAAAGATTTTCTTTAAGACCATACCGAACGCATCGTTATTTGCTGATTGAACGCCTCCTTTGAAAATACCTTCCTGCCACTTTTGGTAAAGGAAAATAGTTAATGCAAGTCCAACCATCAGGAGGAACACCTGGAACTCATTAAAGTTGACCAGTTTGTAAATCCGTCCTTCGAAGAAATGGTGTAGCACAAACGCAAACACTCCATCAATAACCACGTTAGTAGCCATGTAAAGCCAAAAATTACGGTATGTGAGATGGAAGATCCAGATGGTTCCAACTAAGAAAACGCCGTATACAAACGAAACGTTGGTGATGTATCCCCAAGGAACTATACGGTCTATCATCACCCACCATTTCAGGGCGTGAGCCGCTTCGAAAAGAATGGTAACCAGCAGAGAGACAAATATCGCTACCGGCATGTACCGTTTGACGGTTTCTTTGCTCAGGAAAAACAAGGTTGGCCAAGGGGCGATCAAGAAGGCCCATAGCATGATTTTGTTAAACATCGTATTCGTACCTTCCATAGTAAGGTGATTAACTACATTATTCACCCGGAACAAGAAGAGTAAACATTTTGAGAAAGTGATGGAGTCGCAAAAAAGAGAGGCTTTTCAGAGCTGTGCTCACGAAAGCCCCCCTTTTATTTCCACCGGTGCGGGAGAGTGCTCTCCCCGGGTCGGCTCAAACAAAACTTGTGCCGTTATAGTTGACCGTATACGGTCTCCGTCACCGTCGTCGGCGGCGGAACAGGAACCGGAATCGCGATCGGCGGTTGAGTCGGAAGCGTCCCCGGCACGCCCGCTGGGAGCGGAAATTCTACTTTGACCCGGTTAGCCTGCTGCTCCGTTTTCGTATCGCTCCCGAATTGATAAGCTCGGTGCAGCATAGCGGCCGCTTGGGCGCGAGTGACGGGCAGTTGCGCCCGGAACGTATCGTCCGGAAAACCGGATACCAGTTTCGATTCCACCGCGATCGAGACGTAATTTCTCGCATACGACGATATACTCGAAACATCCGTAAACATGGCATCCAAAATACTGTGATCCGGAAAATGCGTAGCGTCGTAGCCTTTTAGTTTAACGATCGCTACTGCAAGATCCTCCCGGAGAGCGGGCGCATCCGGATCATAAATCAAACGACCGTCGGGCAGCGCGTACCCGTTCAAATAAAACTTAGCCGCTTCCACGAACGGCGCATGCCAATCTCCCGGTTTCACGTCCGCGAAGGACGTTTGCGTGACCGGCTCTACCGTTAGCCCTGCGGCCAGTACCATGATCTTCGCCAGCTCTGCGCGGGTCACCGTCCGTTCAGGCCTAAACTTGCCGTCCGGAT
This genomic interval carries:
- a CDS encoding molybdopterin-binding protein; the encoded protein is MKDQPFLKEVPVREAVGLRLGHDLTRIVPGEFKGRAFRKGHVIAAEDIPLLLDIGKEHIYIMDLPEGWVHEEDAALRMARAAAGDNVELSEPSEGKVMLKAAIPGLAKIDETFVHLANDIEHVVFSTIKTDAVVRAGASLAAARVVPLVVEEEIVARFETTAQQHRYRTNAAPIVAVKPFRALKAGVVTTGGEVFSGRIEDKFGPVLRDKLAALGSEIVEQRFSADNTESIAEQIRYFQGKNVDLILVTGGMSVDPDDRTPGAIKQAGADIVSYGTPMLPGSMMLFGYLPGGVPIFGLPGAVIYENFTSFDVLLPRVCAGERIERADIVKLGYGGLLK
- the tatA gene encoding twin-arginine translocase TatA/TatE family subunit, producing MQSIGVPGLILILLVALILFGPKKLPELGRAFGRTLREFKEGTRELLKEEDDDDKPKPNASAAAPSAVVEAERVEPKKDDKRLPE
- the groES gene encoding co-chaperone GroES, whose protein sequence is MIKPLGDRVVIEAIAKEETTASGIVLPETAKEKPQEGKVVAVGAGVYKDGARVPLDVKEGDRVIFSKYAGTEVKFEGRELLIMRESDILAILG
- the groL gene encoding chaperonin GroEL (60 kDa chaperone family; promotes refolding of misfolded polypeptides especially under stressful conditions; forms two stacked rings of heptamers to form a barrel-shaped 14mer; ends can be capped by GroES; misfolded proteins enter the barrel where they are refolded when GroES binds): MAKEIKFSEDARRAMLRGVDALANAVKVTLGPKGRNVVLEKKFGSPLITNDGVTIAKEIELEDAFENMGAQLVKEVATKTNDVAGDGTTTATVLAQAMIREGLKNVTAGANPMVVRKGIEKAVRAAVEELKKISKPVEGKQSIAQVAAISAADEEVGQLIADAMEKVGNDGVITVEESKGFTTELEVVEGMQFDRGYVSPYMITDTDKMESVLDNPYILITDKKISNIQEILPVLEKVVQSGKQLLIIAEDVEGEAQATLIVNKLRGTFTCVAVKAPGFGDRRKAMLQDIAALTGAQVITEELGLDLKSTRVDQLGSARQVRVSKENTIIVDGAGDKADIQARVNQIRAQLEETTSEFDKEKLQERLAKLAGGVAVIKVGAATETELKERKLRIEDALNSTRAAVEEGIVSGGGTALVNVYNAVAAVKGENDDEQTGINIVLRSLEEPVRTIAFNAGLEGSVVVDRLKKEDIGIGFNAATGEWVNMFNAGIVDPAKVTRSALQHAASVAAMFLTTEAVIADKPEPKGAAGGGMPDMGGMGGMM